cacatgatcatttcattagatgctgaaaaagcatttgacaaaattcagcatcctttcatgctaaaaatcttggaaaagacaggaatacaaggcccatatctaaacatagtaaaagcaatatacagcaaaccggcagccaacatcaaactaaatagagagaaacttgaggcaatcccactaaaatcagggactagacaaggctgccccctctctccatatcttttcaatatgttaAGGTTTTTGATGCACTTGGTCTTGGGTGtcttcagagtgataaatatTGGTCTATTTGCCTTCTTCTATAAGCATATATTCAGTAGGAGAgatatcatttgttgaagatgctttctttctttttccattgtaaggtTTGGCttctgtcaaaaatcaagtgtccgtaAATGTACTACAGGGAGCTGATTTCATTCCACTGATcaactactttcattttataggaaactataaaggttttataccattgctcagtattacattttgagggcaaggatggtgatttctcccaaagttcttttattgttcaggttcatttagctatccttggttcttgttttttccatatgaagttgagaattgctctttgaaggtctgtaaataattgtgtgagaattttcataggaattacactgtatctgtagattcctttattaaatttgtaaaatttaggtAACACTCTAAATTTCCAATTTTCACTAGATTAATCAAATTCATCCATGAGGATGAAAGAGGTTTCCATCTTCtcacatcttcttcaatttatttcttcaaggacttgaatttgttttcatacatgtctttcatttccttggttAGAGATACATCaaaatagtttacattatttgtggttattattggtaagggtgtttttttcactaatttctttctaatcccattttttttaataaattagggaaatatctCCCATAGTAATGGTCCCTCATACTACCATGTTTTATGATAATACTCGACAGGTTTTCCTTGATGAAAGAAGATCAGAAATACTATCTATACTAAGATTCCTCTTCTCAGGGAAGTTCAATTtgtgttattttgaaaaaaatttacctTGGACTCTAGAAGTTAATGTAAACAGCCTGATATCTCTTATGTTACAATGATATCAGAAAGTACTAACTGATAACCTTTCTTTAAAGGTCAAAAtaattagataatttaaaaatatttaaaacacttccacaagaatgagcgatcagtaaaactcttaataataatagttatgagtGTATTGATGGggtaattattaacaaccaagattTACTACATCAAGAAGCATATAAGATTTACTTAGAAACACACCTCTGTAAATCCTATGGGCCAGTTAATCATGTATTCAGATATCATCAGCTGTTCCCCCTTGGAAGCACTAGGAACAAATGTACCCACTTTCACCAGTAGTGAAAGACCTGATGGAAAGTTCCAAACGTTGTGAATATCATACTCTGGATCAGCCATCCTTTTCCAGTCCAGAACCACAGGGTCACCAACAGAGTTTTTGAATTGAATAGTCTTCAGAAAAGGGTGAAGCTGAAAGATATGAGAAATCGTATGATGAAGTTGAAGTTatggatttataatttaattatgaataagGAGTTATTTCCTGACAATAAGGTATGATGTTaacactgttttaattaattatctatgggattgaacacaacaaaagaaaccttagaagaaaataaatataatttatttcttaaatgtcaGTTTGCATAGAAAATGCCAGGCCAAGAAGTACCAAATGATCAAAGATAATACAGCAAACAAGTCACAACTTTTTATCCCTTTTCAAAAGATTGAAACTACTTCATTTCTATCACTATtatctaatagaataaaatataattccaagAATCTATAAAATGGTACAAAAGAGCGTATTACTTTGCcatggttgaaaaaaaaaaactatcttattACTCTTCCAAGTATTACTAAATGTTCAAGGACTATGGAGTTAACAGATCTCAACTTCTTTGAAAAACTAGGTATATCCTTATATTTCCGGACATTTTCACAGCCTCAATGTTTAAGATGAGGTTATTTGTGTTTGGTGGAGAGTAGGAGTGGGCTGATTTAGAGCACATACTTATGCTAATGGCATACaggaattttgtatatattttgtgtaaaatgaacttgaaaacctggatttttttttcttctttcttttttctttttgttctggtttatttgcaagaatgagaacatgcatttcaaacaatcaaatgttttataaacttagCAACATAGAATACAATGGCAgttttcaaactagaaagcatAGCTTAACATGAATTGGTAGCCATGATTTACATGTATGTTGACTTCTATGAAACCCAAAGATACACAGTTGTCCTGTATGCTTCACTGACTTAAAGAGTGCTTATAGTTCCTATGAATAAAAAGTCACACAACATTTCCCTAGATCCAATGACCTAATGCCCCAAAGTCCCCTGACACATACCTCTCAAGACAGCTTAACAGGGTAACCCCACGAGACCCAGCAGCTTGGCACTTGGATTTGGattgcagatgcagtcacattgACAACTATGACTACCCATCACAACTAACTGTATGTCATGCTGTGAAACAccaaattattcttatttatctaaAGTGGGGTATCCTCTAAACAACATTTTCATTGCCTTTACCCTATAATCACATTTTCTTGGCAATTCCCATTCTACTTTCTAAATCTACTCTGGAATTTGgatctacatttccttttttataggttttgtatgcttttcaatgtaattattcagTTCCATCCTGATTGCAGTTCCTCTTTTTAGACTAATCCATCTCACCACCCAACCCCCATCAACTTCTCTGAGATGGTGTAGCATCCCCTGGGTATTCACAACTCTAAGACATGAAGATTCTTTAGGGATCGGCACATTAATGAAAATCTTGGTTTTTCTACTGAGAAATTATCAAGACAAATatctctgctattttttttttgtttgcttgggggttttggttctttttcaagacagggtttctctgtgtagtcctagctgtcctggaactcactctatagaccaagctggtctcgaactcagaaatctgcctacttctgcctcccaagtgctgggattacaggcgtgtgccaccatgcccagctatctcTGCTATTTCTACAAAAAAGAAGAATTAGTCTGTTGAACAGAATCTTCTACAGGCCACttatcatatacatagacattgaACTATATTGATATCTAAGCACTGAAATATGCACTATGTCTTATAGgttattgaatggaaaaataatatagtaTTACTAGTGTGAGAGCTTTTCAGGCATCTATTggtgaatttaaaatacaaagaaaggcacATTACCTGCCAGGGGGATAACAGAGTCCTATCAATATTTGCCTGTGGTTGAACTTGTATTTGATTGAGATTCTTCTCATGGAGACTGTGGGCCACTGCATACACAGCAttgtacacattgtaactctcttCAGTCATGACCATTTCAAAAAGACTCCTTGGCAACAATCCCAAAGAGGCATTGGGCACACAGTTTTCAATGATTTTACGTGCAGAATGAAATCTTgagcaattgaaaaaaatcatccacaAGATAAGAAGAAAAGTATCTTCTGGGTACTTAACAGGATTGGCTTCCTGCATAAATTTTATGAAACCAACAATCTCCCCATGATGGGGTGAAAAAGTGAGAGCCCCATGGGATAAATGTGACAGTGTATATGGATGAATACTTGGGCTAATCCATTTTTTATTCATAATCCAGATTTTATTCATTGTGTACTTTCTATGGATATTTACTATTATAGTTAATAGGAAATTATTGTGTTCATAAATTACAATCACATCTGCAGATGACTCTATAGTACGCATCTGATCATATCTTAGCAAATGATATATTGGTTCTCCCACAAACGATACTGTTTCCACAAAAGCTATGCaggctttgttcttttccatctccATTCTAAAATCTGATGCAAACTGAGAACCTTTGTGGTCATCTGTGATGAGCAGTCCCACCCAGGTCCAGCTGAAATGAAGCATCAAAGAGGCAATACCACAGAACAGAGCCGTGTCTTTGGGGGCTACCTGGTACACAGATGTAAAATGATTTGTGTCAATCTCTGCATGATCAAAAGGCCCAACAGTAAGCTGAaaggaaatcagtattttaaaaaggagaacaataaatgtcatttaaataGTCTTAGTCTTAAAAACCCGATTTAAGTTATAAAGTTGATACTCTGCTCAATAGTTCTTAATGTCGCATCTCATctcctgagtgtttccagaaaaattattaaaagtatcaaagttttaaattgccttgtgtactgTTCACCCTCCTTACTCtacatcaaagtaaaaaaaaaaaaataacagactgTGTCCGTACTTGTCTTTCTATTTGCTCTTTAATGCCAATTAATCaaaatctctccttttcattttgcaaacagctaattctgagaaaagaaagctggcttcccaccactcacatcatgtgcactcacctgaggaaatttgtaAAGACCCAACAGTGTCCCaatgatttcagatgatttccatgATATTCCAGTAAGTGTAGCAGCCGATTTCcacttttttctacaattgtaattAGGGATAAATATGCTCAAACCTGTGAGCCAATAGAATACACTCTTCAGAATGTTCCTTTCAGTATCTGAGAGACTATATATCTCAAGTCCCAGAGACGTGTTTGGTAAAACATGAGGGTTCAAGTTGATTTCATTGATGGCAAATAACATGGCCAAAACAAGTTGGTAGTTTCGTATATCCATCCTGCATAGAAGTATCACAGCATTCATATTGGGAACTCATAACTATTAT
The sequence above is drawn from the Apodemus sylvaticus chromosome 20, mApoSyl1.1, whole genome shotgun sequence genome and encodes:
- the LOC127670674 gene encoding vomeronasal type-2 receptor 116-like, with product MLFSWLFIFWFLQMRTPIWIIAAPFGLTESEHVLHHDGSVVIGAFFPLIGDTASSLKIDWKTLPLGTSNDLWMDIRNYQLVLAMLFAINEINLNPHVLPNTSLGLEIYSLSDTERNILKSVFYWLTGLSIFIPNYNCRKKWKSAATLTGISWKSSEIIGTLLGLYKFPQLTVGPFDHAEIDTNHFTSVYQVAPKDTALFCGIASLMLHFSWTWVGLLITDDHKGSQFASDFRMEMEKNKACIAFVETVSFVGEPIYHLLRYDQMRTIESSADVIVIYEHNNFLLTIIVNIHRKYTMNKIWIMNKKWISPSIHPYTLSHLSHGALTFSPHHGEIVGFIKFMQEANPVKYPEDTFLLILWMIFFNCSRFHSARKIIENCVPNASLGLLPRSLFEMVMTEESYNVYNAVYAVAHSLHEKNLNQIQVQPQANIDRTLLSPWQLHPFLKTIQFKNSVGDPVVLDWKRMADPEYDIHNVWNFPSGLSLLVKVGTFVPSASKGEQLMISEYMINWPIGFTEIPRSVCSESCSPGFRKVVLEGRPTCCFDCSPCPDNEISNETGMDQCVHCPETHYANAEKTHCLEKTVIFLAYDDPLGKGLTFVSFGFSTLTALVIGVFVNHRDTPIVKANNKSLSYILLITLTLCFLYPLLFLGLPHTATCILQQNVFGLLFTVTLSTVLAKTITVVMAFKITAPGRKIRWLQISQVPKCVIPACTLIQVLLSGIWLGTCPPFIDMDAHSEQGHIIILCNKGSDVAFHCALAYLGVMALGSYLMAFLSRNLPDTFNESKSMAFSMLVFCSVWVTFLPVYHSTTGKVRIAMEMFSILASSASILIVIFVPKCYIVLFRPELNTLPHTRDERHHRGKYLLKTLFT